From a single Emcibacter nanhaiensis genomic region:
- the moaD gene encoding molybdopterin converting factor subunit 1: MKLLYFARVREDVGTSEEDLSLPAEIKTAGDLLAHLRGRGDNYTRALEDMNRIRIAVNEVYVDLDHPVCDSDEVAVFPPMTGG; the protein is encoded by the coding sequence ATGAAGCTGCTTTATTTCGCCAGGGTACGGGAAGATGTCGGCACCTCGGAAGAGGATCTCTCTCTACCGGCTGAAATCAAAACTGCAGGCGATCTGCTGGCGCACCTGCGCGGCCGGGGAGACAATTATACCCGCGCCCTGGAAGACATGAATCGCATCCGCATCGCAGTCAACGAAGTCTATGTGGATCTGGACCATCCGGTTTGCGACAGCGACGAAGTGGCGGTCTTCCCGCCCATGACCGGAGGCTGA
- a CDS encoding molybdenum cofactor biosynthesis protein MoaE codes for MKISVQTEDFSLEQESAALRGSRTDIGAMVSFTGLVRDMPPGSLTSMTLEHFPGMAEKQLTNIAKEAERRWPLQDLTVIHRYGTLQPGEQIVLVLTASPHRQAAFEAAAFLMDWLKTDAPFWKKEATTDGESWVDAKAEDDAARDRWKS; via the coding sequence ATGAAAATTTCCGTCCAGACAGAGGATTTCTCGCTGGAGCAGGAAAGTGCCGCCCTGCGCGGCAGCCGTACCGACATCGGCGCCATGGTCAGCTTTACCGGCCTGGTGCGCGATATGCCGCCGGGATCGCTGACAAGCATGACGCTCGAGCATTTCCCGGGCATGGCGGAAAAGCAGCTCACGAATATTGCCAAAGAAGCCGAGCGGCGCTGGCCGTTGCAGGACCTGACCGTGATCCACCGCTACGGCACCCTCCAACCAGGCGAGCAGATCGTCCTGGTGCTGACCGCCTCCCCCCACCGCCAGGCTGCCTTTGAGGCCGCCGCGTTCCTGATGGACTGGCTCAAGACCGACGCGCCCTTCTGGAAGAAGGAAGCCACGACCGACGGGGAATCATGGGTGGACGCCAAAGCCGAAGACGATGCGGCCCGGGACCGCTGGAAGAGCTGA